The following DNA comes from Nymphalis io chromosome 12, ilAglIoxx1.1, whole genome shotgun sequence.
GGTGCCACTTATCATGTCGGCATTTATGAGTGAATTCATTTTTTCAGCAGCTGCAATTCCACAcaggtaataataatttccaaaagaacaaaataaatttgtaccttgatttgatttatttcttaggataatataaaattaaattcaaattgataaaataagtttcaatttcatcagattattattattattaaatatttgcttcCAACAAGATCAACTCTTTGTATCTATGTTATATTGTAcgatatacttaataataagtttCGCAGATGTCGGATACCGGAGTGTGGTGAAAAAAGCAATTTAGAAGATTTTGAACCTGAATGGATTTTAAACGCAGTTCCTGAAACAAGCACAGGATTCGACAGTTGTCAAAGATTCACTCCACACGGTCTGAGTATCAATGGTACCTTGGACCATTGTCCTGCTCATCTCTTCAATCAATCCTCTACAGTGGGTTGTGATGGATTTGTTTATGCTAGAGACAATTCAGTTGTATACGATGTACGTAacgataatttttaatacaaattctGTAAAAGCGATATTCCCTGTTTTCATGTTTATTATGTCGTTGCAGTTCGATTTAGGGTGCCAGGAATGGCTTCGAGCATTGGCAGGAACTTTAAACAGTGTGGGAACACTATTGGTACTACCTATTACTGGCTACATCTCAGATCGCTTTGGCCGCCGCATTGCTCTCGTCATAAGCGTGTTAAATCTGGCTACTATCGGAGTTATTAGAGCATTTTCTGTTAATTATACAATGTATATGATATTACAAATTGTCCAAACAACATTAGGAGCTGGGACATTCAGTTCTGCTTATATATTTGGTATGAGATTCTTGTTATAACGAgacattgtatataaataaaatgttaataaatataactgattGTGAagttaattttgtatgtttcaGCTGCTGAACTCGTCGGCCCGAAATACCGCGTGTTAGCAAGTGCGACATCAACATCGATGTTTGCGGTGGGCCAAGTTGTAATGGGCGGTGTGGCTTGGCTGGTCCAACCTTGGCGATACATGATCTTAGCCTTACATGTTCCGTGTTTCCTGATAATAAGTTACTACTGGATACTCAGCGAGAGTGTGAGGTGGCTCCTTTCAAAGAAGAAGTTTGAAGAAGCTAGAGTGGTGTTAGAAAAGGTTGCCAGAGTTAATAGAAAAGAAATAAGCGAGAAGTCGATGGCGGGACTTATGAATCCACCTCAAGCGGCCCTTCCGGAAGGTGTAAAAGAAGTGAGTTTTTAATAGTCTAAGCAattcctattttttatttacactgaCGTTTCCTCTAAGCAACTaattatacacattttattaataaataacaatttaaagacAGCTCAAAAGTATTTCTTCAATACAGGAAGAAAAACCAAACCTTATCAAAAGTATAATCCGTTCGCCAACATTACTGAGACGAGTGTGTACCACGCCCATCTGGTGGATCACTACCACATTCGTCTACTACGGACTCTCTATCAATTCCACCAGTCTCTCTGATACTATATACTTAAACTACATACTGACCTGCGCCATTGAAATTCCTGGATTCTACACCGCTGTTTTGATCCTGGACAGAATTGGCAGAAAAGCGACTTTGTCAATTGCGTACTTCTTCAGTTCAGCTTGTAACATTGCTTTTGTGTTTATTCCTACCGGTGAGTACTTACATTTTAATCGCTCCCcaaatttttttaagatatttaattatttttacaaatgacatggcatataaatatttaggcatataacaaatattttagtcagaaatatttttgtgtaaaatattcagtatattttttatctttaatttattatgtattttatatattgtttatatatttatgttttataactaTACTAGTACTAAGTATTTTCGTTCATCGAATGTacgtaatttattgaaatattaaaaattggtatttttttttataacataggaaggtggacgagcatatgggccacctgatggtaagtggtcaccaaacgcccttagacattggcattgtaagaaatgtcaaccatcgcttatagccaatgcgccaccaaccttgggatataagattttatgtcccttgtgcctgtaattacactggctcactcacccttcaaaccggaacacaacaatatcaagtattgctgttttgcggtagaatatctgatgagtgggtggtacctacccagacgagcttgcacaaagccctaccaccagtaaaagttgttttaagtttggaaatatatttttttaatgttataaagtatttttagatTACTACGCTGTacgtttagttatatttttactggGCAAGTTCGGCATATCGACTGTGATGACGTCTGTGTATCTTTACACATCTGAACTTTACCCGACGGAGTTCCGGCACACTCTGCTCGCGTTCTCATCCATGGTCGGCAGAATTGGATCTATTACAGCGCCTCTCACACCTGTGCTTGTAAGTCTCATTATAATCAAATACCGTATATAACATTGACCTTATAAGCGATTAGTGtaaaattattgtcatattacGATATAGCACTTAAGCTTTTAAAATCTTTCGGTTTTTATCAGTGGAGTATTTTAATTCTAGATGGATTACTGGCACGGCATCCCGTCGGTTTTGTTCGGAGGTATGGGTATCCTGTCCGGTCTTCTCGTCTTGACGCAGCCTGAGACGCTCGGCACCAAAATGCCTAATACCCTAGCAGAAGCAGAGGCTCTTGGTAAAACGGAGTCGAACTTACAAAACGCAAGATAATCCAATCGCCATAACCTTAATTTTAATGATCTTTCTTAGCATATCTCATTAATGaagtatattacaaaatatatttttaccttaatataattaataatagtattaagaaacgcaaatataaatatatagtaaaatatatgcaattaaaGTGATTGTTACTTatgattgatgattttttttaatgaattcaaaAATGTGATTAAGATGATTAGGTAAGTGATAAGGTGATTACTTTTGGATATGTGATAGATATTGGAAAATTCTGTCTctaacattttaaatgtaaccATAGCGCATCTTTCATAACGAAACAGCAAAACCAAGCTTTGTTGGCAGAATATGTAGCGGATGAAACGTCGAGCTTTCTAGAATCTGTCGTGATGATGGCAAAAGACCTCACGGACCGACACTGGTTCCCTGGTAACGGAGACGGACCCTGATGTTGGGCACTATATGTGTTGATTTACGACGTCTCATATGAGGGAATCAATCTTAAGCAAAAATAGTGCAAAGAAACTGAAGCGAAAAACGACGCATTATttgtctaattaaatattttgtattaatgtcGTTGCGTTTACAAATTTGGCCTTTGGAATTGTATTGCaaacacttttaattaaatatgacacCCCGTCTTTTTGCCTCCACTGTTGACAGGAGAGCGAGCCTATTTTTAGCCTGGGAAATATTGCTAATATTCTTGGAACCATTTCATGCAGTATTGATTTATACAGTAGCTAATTTGAATATTGATTTGCAAATATTCTGTCTTTAATGTAAGTATTTCAAAAGTTAGTCACTTAATTACCTCTGTCATCGTCAAGTGATAATGTTttctaaaaacaatatacaCTGCCGTTGAATTatcttatctattttataattataaaagtattttaatatcggCTAACGAAAGAAATTTTGACAGTTGTGCCAGTATAGAAGGATTATATAGTgatcataaaaatacataagcctatataattacaatgttacgtaaaataaaaaattgaataccACCTATATGGATTATAATTGAGTTAACTGTAACTGTATAATATCATATCATACTAACATtggtgtaaatatataaaattaacaaaagaacattaaaaaaaaatcaaactttaTTAATGCTTACAgaacaattttgatatttttttacaaatttatgcatatagttaaataattacgGAATCTTGTCAGCACACTCAactgttgtttttatattatataatactaggaTACTTTTTAATCCGTTGATTTGCcaggaaaaataaaaatacttatttatgctAAAAGCCATGTAAACTGTCCTGCCAGGCGCCCTGGCCGTTACATACATTGAcgttagtttaattattttgtacacaattataacataaacaGTAAAAACTTAccattatcttaataaataaatttattaaataaaattatacttcttGTTATCATGGTTAAGCAAAATAACACTACTGTTTACAGATCTTCGTAGTTCACAGTCTTTCTCTTAAAATAGGCGGATTGAAACTCACTATACTTTTAGAAAAGTAGTTTTCAGGCATTGCTTACATCACGATTGGTGTCATTCGGGGCGTTAATGCGCTCAGCGTCACAGATGCTCTCAGGCAGCGCCATGCGACTTGTGTCTGGCAATAAGAGTGCCAGCAGCGCTGTGCCCAGCGCTGCTAATGAAAATACCACGCTAGGCATACCTGACATAAACTGTTCCTGGGAAAACAAATCAtcttaataactatttttagattttttatcaaataatcgAACTGTATTAAATGTGTTACAGAAAGTTGCAAGTAAACTGTATAAgagttaaaaatacaattaaatataatttaagtcgTACAATAAAAATCGCaggaaaaatacttttagtACTTACTAATAACGGTGTTTGTGGAGCTATCACAGAGCCAAGCCGGCCGACAGTGGTAACGATATTTGTCAGAGAGTTACGGGACGTAGTTGGAAATAACTCCATCGCCACTACTTGTAATGAGAAAATACCGTAGCTACTGCACATCTTACCCGCCATGTACAAAATCACAGAAGCCCACCAGATAGCTgtcgaaaattaaaataagtttgtcTTACACATTGTttttgaaaaacataaaaatagatTGACATTAACTGATGATGATCTTCCAATTGTTTCGGCTATAACCACCATTCTCGAGAGAGACTAGACAAGACTCGATGCGATGGCCAACAGACAGACCGGTGAgtcagtaaaataaattttaagtacgttgggttatttaaaattttgtttataatcgaATTATACATAAGATATGCagcattaaatgaaatataaaataactcacATTGAGGCACAAAAGCGGACGCCATAAAGAACATGGAACACAAACAGTATGCAACACAAATGGGTATTTTTCTACCAAACTTTGTTAATGTTAAGGCTGTAATAATTCTCGTTGGTACCGACACTAGCATCATGGCAGAAAAGTTAAGATATTTGCTGCCTGAAATGGTGGTTGAGTTGATCATGGCTCCACTATACACAAACATGCACCAAAACAAGCAAGCTGCCATAATTGCCATTCGGACGAGAATAGTTTTTGATCGAAGGACCGATGAGATTTGCAGATTTTCTGATGGAGATGACTGCTCAAcctaaaatcattatattatttagtcatcttgtaaataaatagtaaaaattggCTTTGGATAAACGTATGGTAGTTATAAGGAACAAAAACAACGATAAAAGCACAACACGTGCACACACAAACTTTAAAATTAGCAACTCTTACCTCGTCTGCTTTACTTTTCTCTTCTGTTATCTTTGTTAGCATTTCCTTAGCCTTATTAGAAAgtgtaatattattgattttcgcTACTTTATTAAGCACGCGGACTGCTTCGTCCTTTCTGTTATGAGCTAAAAGCCATCTTACTCCTTCGTCGACGAGAAATATGTAGAACACCTGGATTTAATTCAACGAATGAAAATGtatgtcatttatttacatatattacgtatatcattattttacgttttagtgtataacattcataaaattaatatgtaatatgtatacattaccACAATTAAAAGCGGTGCATAAATGGCGCGCATCATATGTCTCCAGTAAGGAATTTTCCACGCGATGAGTCCGAAGAATGCTCCACCCAGACTAGATAAAATGTCCGATATACAAGAAAACGCTACCCTGCTATTCTGACTTACTGACTCTAGAGCTGCAAagttaataagatattttaagaatatataaaacgcgagacaatttttttttaattcttagatCTCGGCTATAAAGGCAATCACTATTGAGTATTCGTAAGCGTAATAAGTGTTCTTTATCTCTTCAGTGCTTgaatgtaaagaaaaatatcgtgaaaaaATCTGCATATGTTGGATGAATTAGCTATGTATGTAGTAACTTGATTATTGTCGGCACGAAGTGATCTTaaaatcttgaaaaaaaaaatatacacaacaaACTCACATAAAACCATCGAAGCGTTGCCATATCCCAGTGCGGTTTCCAGGAACTCCAGCACGAGGAGGGTCCAGTAATCAAAGGCGAAAGACTTGAGTAGACCCGCAACGCCGACCATTAGTGGCGTGCCAACTATTATCACTTTCCTGCCATATCTAAAGCCAAAAAGTATGAATCGTTCACTCTCatggtgatattttttttacatgatCTAATAACGTATGTAGACTATTAATTGGTATCGATATCTTATCACAAAAATCGTATGGAAGCAGTACAATATACAtaagataattttgtttttgttgtttatattataaaaaaaaatctccagATTTGCTGaagtattatatactatattaaataaaaactgcgTGTTTGTGTTAAAGTGGCACAGCCGCATAGGATCTCAGCTCAGTGGCCAGCTCAAGCTGCACGCTTTTCACGACGCGTTGACTCGAGATGGctttacatatatagttattttatctGCTGAAGCATCATAATCTAAGCACCTTGAATTTTAGGTATCAatggtaaaataaatgttacctGTCTGATATAAATCCCGAAACTATGAAGGAAAAAACTAGTCCCAGATTGTGCACGGTTCCAATCAAAGTCCTCTTCCACGGCTGGCAGCCCAAATCAAACtgaaatcattatatttattggtgCTGTGAATCTTACTTCTGGCTATAACATAGCTATTTCCAATTCCTGACCTTAgaaaagtaaagataaacaaacaactttgacattgaattgatacgatatcattggtcgagatcttaaataataattatattatcaatatgtaTTCGtcaaaaaaatgtgttttgaaTGTCGCGGAAGTAGTTATCGGagttttggaagtaaaattaaagtggaaaaAATGACAAAACAAAAGTTGGATGTATGGAGTAGTTTgtactataaataaagatatattaagttATTGAAGTTACGGGCACACTTGCGTGAgtggagaagaggcctttattttttttaacgctggaaaaacgcgtttcgCGTTTCCCCAATGGGAACAGTGaaagtatgtggggctcgctagTGCCCGGGTCGCCGAGAGCGATTTTCCTATGTTTGAATTGCatgttaaatgaaaaacaaCACTAAATAACAGTTTGAATCAGTACGAAACTTTTCGCTTTGAATTCACTTCCATAATAGTTTTGTAAGTAAGGAAATAATCTGGAGGTTCACATGATCCTCCCGTTTTCTAAAACAAAATCTCTTCAAAAAAGGATCTATTTTCGACGCaagtgttaattttattacaattaaagttttatCGCCGAACTCGAGGTGATTTGTATAGATTAATTTTATGCGTTTATCCTATCGTTCGACTAAATtgaataattgattaaatatttaaaataataaggagCACGAAAGTACTCCTACAACAGTAAGTGTAGCCGTTCCGGGAAAATACGTTTTCGTGATTAAATATAACCACATGTCACGAACAACAATAGCGTTGATATAACATGTAGATACGACTCGTAGATTGCGCGCTCACACGACCGTTCAATAGTGTTTGTTTACGAGTTCCGGTTTTATTAGGTTGGTCCCACTTTATTAATTTCCCACTTTATTGTATCTAAAATATTCGCGAAGCAacttaatctatttaattattaaaaatctacggttcattaataattttatttgaaagtatTCGTTAATTAATTCGTCGAAAAACAAATTCGTCCGacgtaataaaaatgttgtgcAGTACAAACATTAATTAAGGGTATTAAGAGTAcac
Coding sequences within:
- the LOC126772536 gene encoding solute carrier family 22 member 1-like isoform X3, encoding MSILSLNASWANFATSNATCRRPVLAAPPNFTSCDSWTFESNHTVECDDVLYENYNSIVAEFDLGCQPWKRTLIGTVHNLGLVFSFIVSGFISDRYGRKVIIVGTPLMVGVAGLLKSFAFDYWTLLVLEFLETALGYGNASMVLSLESVSQNSRVAFSCISDILSSLGGAFFGLIAWKIPYWRHMMRAIYAPLLIVVFYIFLVDEGVRWLLAHNRKDEAVRVLNKVAKINNITLSNKAKEMLTKITEEKSKADEVEQSSPSENLQISSVLRSKTILVRMAIMAACLFWCMFVYSGAMINSTTISGSKYLNFSAMMLVSVPTRIITALTLTKFGRKIPICVAYCLCSMFFMASAFVPQSIWWASVILYMAGKMCSSYGIFSLQVVAMELFPTTSRNSLTNIVTTVGRLGSVIAPQTPLLEQFMSGMPSVVFSLAALGTALLALLLPDTSRMALPESICDAERINAPNDTNRDVSNA
- the LOC126772536 gene encoding organic cation transporter protein-like isoform X2; amino-acid sequence: MSAQSNIADEHDGQFNLDGILSELGSFGKYQLFLLLLLAFRDSFLNMCNFNYVFTAAEVPFRCRIPECEMSILSLNASWANFATSNATCRRPVLAAPPNFTSCDSWTFESNHTVECDDVLYENYNSIVAEFDLGCQPWKRTLIGTVHNLGLVFSFIVSGFISDRYGRKVIIVGTPLMVGVAGLLKSFAFDYWTLLVLEFLETALGYGNASMVLSLESVSQNSRVAFSCISDILSSLGGAFFGLIAWKIPYWRHMMRAIYAPLLIVVFYIFLVDEGVRWLLAHNRKDEAVRVLNKVAKINNITLSNKAKEMLTKITEEKSKADEVEQSSPSENLQISSVLRSKTILVRMAIMAACLFWCMFVYSGAMINSTTISGSKYLNFSAMMLVSVPTRIITALTLTKFGRKIPICVAYCLCSMFFMASAFVPQSIWWASVILYMAGKMCSSYGIFSLQVVAMELFPTTSRNSLTNIVTTVGRLGSVIAPQTPLLEQFMSGMPSVVFSLAALGTALLALLLPDTSRMALPESICDAERINAPNDTNRDVSNA
- the LOC126772536 gene encoding organic cation transporter protein-like isoform X1, producing the protein MMSAQSNIADEHDGQFNLDGILSELGSFGKYQLFLLLLLAFRDSFLNMCNFNYVFTAAEVPFRCRIPECEMSILSLNASWANFATSNATCRRPVLAAPPNFTSCDSWTFESNHTVECDDVLYENYNSIVAEFDLGCQPWKRTLIGTVHNLGLVFSFIVSGFISDRYGRKVIIVGTPLMVGVAGLLKSFAFDYWTLLVLEFLETALGYGNASMVLSLESVSQNSRVAFSCISDILSSLGGAFFGLIAWKIPYWRHMMRAIYAPLLIVVFYIFLVDEGVRWLLAHNRKDEAVRVLNKVAKINNITLSNKAKEMLTKITEEKSKADEVEQSSPSENLQISSVLRSKTILVRMAIMAACLFWCMFVYSGAMINSTTISGSKYLNFSAMMLVSVPTRIITALTLTKFGRKIPICVAYCLCSMFFMASAFVPQSIWWASVILYMAGKMCSSYGIFSLQVVAMELFPTTSRNSLTNIVTTVGRLGSVIAPQTPLLEQFMSGMPSVVFSLAALGTALLALLLPDTSRMALPESICDAERINAPNDTNRDVSNA
- the LOC126772298 gene encoding organic cation transporter protein-like encodes the protein MTDTKTESITNGLEANVAEKPVDLDDVLTNELGQFGRFQLRNMLLVAVPLIMSAFMSEFIFSAAAIPHRCRIPECGEKSNLEDFEPEWILNAVPETSTGFDSCQRFTPHGLSINGTLDHCPAHLFNQSSTVGCDGFVYARDNSVVYDFDLGCQEWLRALAGTLNSVGTLLVLPITGYISDRFGRRIALVISVLNLATIGVIRAFSVNYTMYMILQIVQTTLGAGTFSSAYIFAAELVGPKYRVLASATSTSMFAVGQVVMGGVAWLVQPWRYMILALHVPCFLIISYYWILSESVRWLLSKKKFEEARVVLEKVARVNRKEISEKSMAGLMNPPQAALPEGVKEEEKPNLIKSIIRSPTLLRRVCTTPIWWITTTFVYYGLSINSTSLSDTIYLNYILTCAIEIPGFYTAVLILDRIGRKATLSIAYFFSSACNIAFVFIPTDYYAVRLVIFLLGKFGISTVMTSVYLYTSELYPTEFRHTLLAFSSMVGRIGSITAPLTPVLMDYWHGIPSVLFGGMGILSGLLVLTQPETLGTKMPNTLAEAEALGKTESNLQNAR